The genomic stretch GGCGTCAGGGACCCCGCCCTCGATGGAGCTCTCGCTGCCCGTACTCTCACCCGACAGCAGGCGCGTCACCCGCAAGTCGGCCTGCAGGGTGCGCACATCGTTGCCGAAGCTGAGCTCGCCCAGGTCGCTAATAAGCTGCGACAACTGGGCCTTCATGTCAGAGGCGCTGCCCGGCAGCGGAGGCGGTGTCCCGGTCCCTGGGCCCAGGGAGACCCCGCCGCCCCCCAGCGCCTCCTCGCGGCCATTCTCCAGCGTGTCCAACAAATCCCCACATTCGAAGTGCATGGCGACCACCAGCGCTCTCTGCGCTtcggcctcctcctcctctggatCCCCCTCGCCCCCACGGTCCTCCTCGTCCTCTTCCAGGCAGCCTTCAGGgtgctcctcttcctcttcctccagcaGCTCCTGCTCCTGCTGTTCGCCGAGCAGGTCCTCGGTGATGGAGCCAAGCTTGGGCGCGCTTCGGCTGCGCTCCACCGGCGGCTTGTAGCAGCAAGGTCCGTGCAGGAGCAGCTTGCGCAGTGGCACTAGCGGGATGGTGTGCGCGCCCACCAGCTCCTGCTGCTGGTGACGCGCGTCGTCCCGCCTTTTGAGGCGTTTAAATTCCGCCAGAGCGTTGGCTGATGTCTGGTAGAGCAGCAGGGCCATGGCCTGTGCCTTCTCTGGCTTGGACACCAGCACGGCGTGGCAGCGCAGCATTACCGCCTTGTGTTTAAGCTCGTGCCGGTACACCCAGGCGAAGACCTTGGGCAGTCGGGCGTCTGCCACGCAGTAGGTGACGCGGTGGAGCAGGTAGAGGTGACCCGGGCGGCGCAGAGCGCGCTCCTCGGCGTGCACCATGCGGATGCCTTGTGCACTCACTGTCAGCTTCATCTTGGTGCCTTGACGACCCGCCTCGCTTTTGCTCCAGATTTTGCCCACGGCTAGGTCAGTGCAGCCATCGCCGCGCGCCTGGATGGTCGTGGCATTGCCCAGGTAGAGCACGGTGTAAGTAGGGTCCTCGCTGGTGATGTGCAGCTTCTTGCGCTTGGAGCGGAACATGCTGCCCACTCGGCTGAGCGCGCCTTCGGGGCAAGCCCGTGCCAGCGAGCTGAGCGCCGAGTAGTGCAGGCTCACAGCGTAGCCTTTGGGCTTGGACGCCTGCCGCGGCGGCGCCTCGGCCAGCAGCTCGAACTTGTGCTTCTTCCACGGCAGCATCT from Castor canadensis chromosome 5, mCasCan1.hap1v2, whole genome shotgun sequence encodes the following:
- the Fam43a gene encoding protein FAM43A, yielding MLPWKKHKFELLAEAPPRQASKPKGYAVSLHYSALSSLARACPEGALSRVGSMFRSKRKKLHITSEDPTYTVLYLGNATTIQARGDGCTDLAVGKIWSKSEAGRQGTKMKLTVSAQGIRMVHAEERALRRPGHLYLLHRVTYCVADARLPKVFAWVYRHELKHKAVMLRCHAVLVSKPEKAQAMALLLYQTSANALAEFKRLKRRDDARHQQQELVGAHTIPLVPLRKLLLHGPCCYKPPVERSRSAPKLGSITEDLLGEQQEQELLEEEEEEHPEGCLEEDEEDRGGEGDPEEEEAEAQRALVVAMHFECGDLLDTLENGREEALGGGGVSLGPGTGTPPPLPGSASDMKAQLSQLISDLGELSFGNDVRTLQADLRVTRLLSGESTGSESSIEGGVPDAAAPAGDSSSPTDSASPDEPHSG